The sequence below is a genomic window from Gossypium hirsutum isolate 1008001.06 chromosome A11, Gossypium_hirsutum_v2.1, whole genome shotgun sequence.
AAGCAACGATTTACTGTGCGAGGAAACATGGGCTCCAAATTAGGACCCGAAGTGGCGGCCATGACTACGAAGGTCTTTCGTATGTTGCCAGAGTCCCCTTTGTTGTCGTCGACTTGGTTAATTTCCGATCGGTGGATGTAGATGTTGAGAATAGAGTTGCATGGGTTCAAGCCGGTGCAATTCTCGGTGAAGTTTATTACAGAATTGCAGAAAAAAGTAGGACCCTTGGCTTCGCAGGTGGTATTTACTTTACAGTCGGAGTCGGCGGTCATATTAGCGGCGGAGGTTTTGGGTTATTGTTCAGAAAATACGGTCTTGCCTGTGATAATGTCATCGATGCTCAATTCATTGACGTAAACGGAAGGATTCTCGACAGGAAATCTATGGGGAAAGATTTGTTTTGGGCGATTCGAGGTGGTGGTGGTGGCAGCTTCGGGATCGTCCTGGCATGGAAGGTAGCACTCGTTCCAGTTCCGCCAACCGTGACAGCGTTTTCCATCAGTCGAACACTCGAACAAAATGCGACCCAACTTATCCTTCGATGGCAAGACATTGCTCATCAACTTCCCGATGAAATGAATCCCGACGTTACAATGTTTAGCTTCAATTCAACTCAAGACGGGAGGAAAACAATTCTAGTTTCGTTTAGTTCATTGTTTCTTGGCACCATTGACGAACTTCTCCCAATTATGCAACAAAGATTCCCCGAGCTCGGATTATCAGGACAAGATTGTATCGAAATGAGTTGGATTGAAGCGGTCCTTTACTACAACCAACTCCAAAACCAACCCTTGGAGACTTTGCTTAACAGAACTTTCCGAACTCCCAGTGGCGGCCAATACTACAAAATCAAATCTGACTACGTAAAGGAACCCATCTCCGAAACTGgattgaatggtttattttcaagACTTTCCGACGAAGAAGCCTCGTCAGCCGTCATTATCTTCATGGCTTATGGCGGAATCATGGGTCGGATTCCTGAGGACGCAACACCATACGCGCATCGAGCCGGTAATTTGTTCAAAATTTATTACAACGTGAATTGGCAAGAACAAGACAACGTGAATTCGCAAAAATACATCGATTGGTCAAGAAGAGTTTATAAAGATATGACTCCATTTGTTTCGAAATCTCCCCGAGAGGCTTATGCCAATTATCGAGATCTTGACCTTGGCTCCAACAATGTGGGTATCACAAGCTATACGCAAGCAAGCATTTGGGGTCgtaaatatttcaaaaacaaCTTTGATCGATTGGTGCAAGTGAAGACAAAAATTGATCCCGAGAATTTTTTTAAGCATGAACAAAGCATCCCTCCTTTGTTTTAGaatgttgaaaaagaaaattaagaaaaataaaacgtCTTCAATACAAATAAAAGAGTATCGGGCATTTATGGTGTGATAGTTGAACCATAAACTAATAAATCATGCGCCAGAAAATTgtattattcttttttatatagtaataggGATCGGGATGGACTATCCTAATTTAAATCCCTATCAAATGAATTTCTAATAAAAATTTACCACCacagaataaattattttattctttacaaattatttataagtaaattttgtaaCATGTAATAAAGAAATTTCTTTCTCGATACTATAAAAGTCGATGAATTTGaccaatataaatataaatataatacggTAATGTTATACAAATAcaacataaaaataatacaaacacgtatgtatcaaaatatatatttaaataatattatatcttaAAAATACATAAGGCTTGTAAGCATGCTAcactaaaaaaaaaatacataatcaataaatattaagttcatagaattaaaattacattaattgaaaaaattagacattataaattcttaattataaaaataagtaCATAACCATGACATGGATTCACATCTATTCGAAACAGATACATAACCTAcaaaattattgatttaattattatttctttgttGACTAAAGCTTTCCCTAAAACTCAAGTAACCATTCTTGAACGGAAAGGATGGTCCACAATTAtggttactttttttttttaatatattctttTTAATGTATACAATCATAACTTTCATATtggctatttttttattttgaatagtgGTATCTACAATTCCTTTTATTTTCTAACTGTGAATTTCtttatagtaaaaatattgtaatgtgtttttttttaatctgtCTAATCATTTTAATTGACTTAatagatttgattaatttattaatattctaATATCATATTTCAAAGACACACAGCAAAGGATGAAGTCGACCGGCATGTATGTAAGAAAAGTCTTACAATAATCCTATTGAATTGGATCATcttccaattttgattttttgggtTTATTCGATCAAAAGTCTTGCAATTTCCTGTAGTTAGCATCCTATTTTCAAGTAACTATTTATTATGCCAAACAACATGAGTCAAACTTTTGAAGACGTGTTGAATTATATGACGATATCGATATGCAAAATAAAATACGAGTAAAAAAAGATGGAGAGTGCTAGACTGACGACACCTGTTAATTTctaaaattgaatataaatacACATTGTGAAATggatatatatttttcaaattcgcACTCGCCCttacttttaattaatatattatttataataatgacATTATGTTAGAACTTATAAAATAACATTGTGATACAAAAAATTTTGAttccaaataataattaaaaataaccaaCTTATTCCCCCGCCCCCACGTAAAATCTGTCTAGTTTATAGATAGACCAGATAGATTGAGATCAACACtacaatcaaaatttcaaaaaaaaaaaacacacataaaAATGGCccaaaaacattaaataaaattttaagtatttcaatttttaatttaattcattaatgATGTAGAGAACTgtgatttataaattttatgtattaatattgcatcaaatataatcttagaaaacttaattttgaaaagttttagtttggttaaacttattttttcaataataaaatattatttatctttatattaagcaattacaaatatatacataaaagataatattttattttggaaaaaaaaaagagtggctTTGGAATTTCCATATACAAATCATAAATGAAGCTTAACTGTatttaaagttaatattttaGATAAAATCGTATGTAAATTCCAACCTACCGTCAATCCCTCAAATACAAGTGCTGTTATGCTTgtcgaaatttaaatttttattcaactttgaGTTGGTTTGATGGTTAATGTGTTCATCGTCTCAAGTGTAATATTTGAGATTCGAGTTATGTTAATTGTTTTACTGTTTTCCCTTATAATTCATcacttttttaaataataataataattattattattcataatTTCTATAGACATTATATTCGGTAATACATTGAAATTTCTGGGAAAATTTAAATTCAAGCAAATGTGGCCTTAACGAGTAACGATGGAACTACATATCGATGGCCTGATGGAGTTTATCTTCTTCCATACATATTTCGTTCCCATTTGCCATCCCATTAGAAATTCAAGTTTGATTTCAACATTCTCAACTACAGCAAAACCTCATGGTCAAGGATAAACTGGACCGCTATGTATGAAGACAACTAGTCATGGTAAAGGATATAATGATAAACATGGACATTTTCcaatattttttataaacttgaatttttcttcttcttcttctctgcaAACGAATACTATAAATATGGAGCCTCCGTATTCATCTTCATCATATCCTCAGCCATATTAATTTATAGCTCAAAAAATGAAGTCCCTACAGTTCTCAATGTTACTGCTTTCTCTTGTTTTGGCTGCTCTTTTGTCATTTTCAACGGGGGCTTTGCCTCAGGAAGATTTTCTTCGATGCCTTTCCCTTCGTTCAAATGATTCTTCTACTATTTCCAGTGTGATTTACACACGAAATAATCCTTCTTATTCAACTGTTTTGGAATCTACAATACGAAATCTTCGGTTCAATTCGACTAATACCCCAAAGCCTTTGGTCATCGTAACACCATCGCGAACATCCCATTTTCAAGCAACGATTTACTGTTCGAGGAAACATGGGCTCCAAATTAGGACCCGAAGTGGCGGCCATGATTACGAAGGTCTTTCGTATGTTGCCAAAGTCCCCTTTGTTGTCGTCGACTTGGTTAATTTCCGAACGGTGGATGTTGACGTTGAAAACAGAGTTGCATGGGTTCAAGCTGGTGCGATTCTCGGTGAAATTTATTATAGAATTGCAGAAAAAAGTAGAACACTCGCCTTTGCGGGTGGCATTTTTCATTCAATTGGAGTTGGCGGTTATATTAGCGGCGGAGGATTCGGGTTATTGTTCAGAAAATATGGTACTGCCGGTGATAACGTGATTGACGCTCAATTCATCGACGTAAATGGAAGAATTCTTGATAGGAAATCTATGGGGGAAGATTTGTTTTGGGCAATtcgaggtggtggtggtggtagtTTTGGGATCGTACTTGCCTGGAAACTAAAACTTGTTCCAGTTCCTGCAATTGTGACGGTATTTTCCGTCAACCGAACACTCGAACAAAACGCTACCCAACTCATCCTTCGATGGCAAGAGATCGCTCATCAACTTCCCGATGAAATGAATCCCGACGTTACAATGTTGAGCGTTAATTCAACTCAAGACGGGAGGAAAACAATTCTTGCTTCGTTCAGTTCATTGTTCCTCGGCACCATTGACGAGCTTCTCCCAATTATGCAACAAAGATTCCCCGAGCTTGGATTATCAAGACAGGATTGCTCCGAAATGAGTTGGATCGAATCGGTCCTTTACTTCAACCAACTCCAAAACCAACCCTTGGAAATTTTGCTTAACAGAACTTTCCGAACCTCTGTTGGCGGCCAATACTACAAAATCAAATCTGACTACGTAAAGGAACCCATCTCCGAAACTGCattgaatggtttattttcaagACTTTCCGATGAAGAAGCCTCGTCGGCCTTCATTATCTTCATGGCTTATGGCGGAATCATGGATCGGATTCCTGAGGACGCAACACCATTCCCACATCGAGCTGGCAATTTGTACAAAATCTATTACGACGTGAATTGGCAAGAACAAGACAACGTCAACTCGCAAAAATACATCGATTGGTCAAGAAGAGTTTATAATTATATGACTCCATTTGTTTCGAAATCTCCCCGAGAGGCTTATGCCAATTATCGAGATCTTGACATTGGCTCCAACAATGTGGGTATCACAAGCTATAGGCAAGCAAGCGTTTGGGGTCgtaaatatttcaaaaacaaCTTTGATCGATTGGTGCAAGTGAAGACAAAAATTGATCCTCAAAACTTTTTCAAGCATGAACAAAGCATTCCTCCCCTGCATTAGCATgctgaaaaaaagaaagaattatgTGTCATTGaagaaaattaagtaaaataaaagggTTTCAATACAAATTAGATTTGTCAGATTGCTAAATAGAGAGTTTAGGGCATTTATAGTGTGATCGTAGAACCCTGGACTAATAAATTATGTGTCAATAAATTACCTTAGTTCTTCGGAACAATTTGGAAGTAGGCTTTATCGGTTCTTTCTCCCAATTATTTTGTATTTGATGCTTTAAATTTTGATGCAATATCTGATGTTATATTATATTGAAAGAGTATTTAGGTTAGAATAAAACCATATTCAAATGGTactataaaaacaataaaaataaaaatatatgaaatccattttttaatagtttaatattatatcagcatttttataaatttaaagaaaatcttaaaattcaagataaaattattaaaaaaggatAACatccattaaaaatataaatttaatgatACATCGTTTCAtgcataataaataaaattaatagtatttatttttaaataaaattaatagtatTCATCTAATTTTTTacgtaattattatttttatttatatctttaaatCAAACGATAATAcacatttaaatttatatttatctgATTCATATACTAAGTGTacacttttaatatatataattaggatGGTATAAACTTTTAATATGAAACTAAGAAATCATATATAAAAAGTTGGGACGACATAAAAATTTGGTCACAAGCCGAAATTTGCGGAAAATTTTCAATCAGATATCACCTCGTCACAAGTAATGAAGCACCTGATACACGTTGATGGCTTGTGGAATTGCATCCTATAGAATTGATGATAGAATGTTCTTTAGAACATAGACTTTCTTATGCATTTAAGTCATAATTtacttaagtatttaattttaggataatttatgttttgatcacttgactttaaaaagttataaaatagttattgaactgtttaaaattttcatttaagtcattgaattgttaagtttttttcttaaaaattttagctAGCGAACTCTAAGCAATAATTTGACAATTTGTACGATGGATTAGTACCTATTGATGAGTAGAATCTATCTTACATCTAAGTTAATTTGACATTCAGTGCTAGAGATcggctaaaaaaattatttggattttaatttgtaaattcgTAACGTTTAAAGTTGTTTTACGAAAAAATAAATCATAGAAAAGAATAGAAATGAAAACTTTCGATTAGTGTAGGTAGTACGAACAAAAAATTCATGAAACAACGGTTTCAACAAtgactttcaaataattcaaaaattattttataactttttaaaactaaaatcttCAAAACTTcaacatattaataattttatttttagtgaatcAAGAAGAAGACAAAATCCTACTATAACCTGAATTTAAGCCGCACATGAAGCGATGAATATTCTAATTATCAACCGTACATAATCTAAtatactaataatataataaaaattagtctAATTTACTCTTTAAACCAGTTATAAAAGAATGACAAATGCCACGTCATTATAATAATGACATAATTTTTTCTTTCTGAAAGGACAACTTAAAATTTAATGGCCTAGTTACAATCTAAAAATTTAGTCAATGTTGAAACCGAGCAACAGCTGGAACCATCAAAGCAGGATATGAACCGAACCAAATGACTGTTTAAGTAAATTTGATAAACATTGAGGGTAAAGATTCAAACAAAGCTACCCGTAACCCTCATTTCGCCTATAAAAGAAAGCTGAGATTGTCATTTCCAAACCACTAATTTTATCGAGGCTTTAACCATTCTTGAATCCAAGAAGCTTCCAATGGAGCTTTCGTTTATCTTTTTAGATTTGATTTTATAAGATTAAACTTATAGTCAAATTTCTCCCGTATCTAAAATGAtgaatttataaagaaaaaagaTCATAATGTTTTAAAGGTTTAGTTTTTGAGGGTTGTTTTACGAGCTGCTATTATCTGTTTTACGACATTTTCCCGGGTAAAGCTGAGTTTTTCTATCAAAGGTTTGGAATATGAGTGTTGTTTTGTAGTAAGTGCAGCGATGATTAAAATGAGGTTTAGGGTTAACGAGGCAAGGCTTTGCCTTAGCTTTGATTACAATATAATCCCTAATGAGCTGCCTTTATCTTTCTTACGACGTTTTTCCGATTGAATGTTCAAGATTTATAAACAAATGTTTGGTTTTCGAGTGTTGTTTTGTAGTGGTTGCAGCGATGATTAAAATGAGGTTTAGGGTTGTAACGAGCCAAGTTTTTGCCTAAGCCATGAATACAATATAATCTCTAATGAGCTGCCGTTATCTTTTTTACAACGTTTTTCCGACcgaatgttcaaaattttaaacaaatgttTGGTTTTTTGAGTGTTGTTTTGTGGTAAGCGAAGCgatgatttaaaataaattgaggTGTAGGGTTGTAACGAGCGAAGGATGTGCCTAAGCTATGTTCCCAATATAATCACTAATTAGGTGCCGTTAGTCTTTTTTACGGCGTTTTTCCAATTTGAAGTTCAAGATTTTCAAACAATTGTTTGTTTTTGAATGTTGTTTTGTAGTAATCGCAGCCATGATTAAAACAAGGTTTAGGGTTAACGAGCGAAGTCTTGTCTTTGCTTTGATTTCATTTTAATCTCTTATGAGCTGCTGTTATctcttctatggtgttttttttCCCACTGAGTTTGTTACCTTCAGGTGGAGGTTTGGTTTTCAAGCATTGTTTTGTAGTCAATGCAGCAGTGATTAAGTTCCAAGTTCAGCACTTTTGCTTCGATTACATTTTTAATCACTTGTGAGCTGCAGCTACTTTTTAAGATTGTAAATTTACTTTGTTCTCGTTTTGAAATTAGAGGTTTTTTTTGTTAGtttgttttttatataataatttagtttTCAATCGAAGCTTGAAAGATCTTTAAGCCTGTCTTAAAGATCCtgtcttttgttctttttttcttttaatattatcttTTTATCTTAAAATGACGCAATAAATCCTCAAAAATTCGAccctaatgaaaatgaaaatatttaaggGAAATTATATAGTATAATCTCAAATTTTCATAGGTCTTCAAACCCTATTCTGACAAGATGTAATGATTGATAATGACATAGCCGCTTGGATTTGGATCCAACATATTGATTGAGATCCTCCTCGGTGATCTAGCCGAGCTAATGGTGATCGTCGGACGACCCGATCTTACGCGTGGGTTTTTATTTTAGTTCTTAAATATGTTAGCTATTGTAGGTTTGTACTTTACTTAGCTATTGTAGGTTTGTGCTTTACTAATCAAAGTTAATTATCCCTTGTAAAgactataaaaaagaaaaataaaacatgcCTATGTCGGTAATGAGGCAGCCCCACAGTTTCTTTGGTTAACTTGATCATGCATCTTTGTTGCCCATCGATTATAACCGTTCTTGGCAAGATATTTTAGCCCAACTTTTTGCTTTCAGACCCCAAAAACAGCCCTCTGAAAACACAAGCGACGCACAATTCTAAGGGCTAACATCATCCCTTGAGTCGTTTTCACGGCTTCGTTGAAGCCTATACGGACATACCGTGTGATTTTTTTGGTCGAGTtggatttattaattttttaaagtttgtctaatttaaattaaaaaatcattaatgttttataaaaattaagaacaagTGTTAGCATCTTTATTCTAAAAAATGGAAACAAAATTGAATTCAGTTTAATATAAAATCGAACTAAATGCTGATTCAGCAAATGTTTGGAGAGTTCTCGTAAGCTTCAATCGGGCTTCAACTCAACCCTTTTCCCAAACATAGCACTTAAACAGGTCAAGCGAGTTGAGCCATTTTCATTTCACCCTCGtctaattcaaattttaatattcaaaaaaatttaaacagaaaaaatattttgaaagttacatTTGCATAGTGtcaaataaatgtttttttataattgtttatatgattaatattaaatattttaattgttaaatttattaatataattgtgttgtATGTCAATTTTAACCcatttatatcaaa
It includes:
- the LOC107923484 gene encoding berberine bridge enzyme-like 8, whose protein sequence is MKFLQFSMLLLPILLDALLSFSMGASTHQDFLQCLSLRSNDSTSISNVIYTRNNSSYSFVLESTIRNLRFNSTDTPKPLVIITPSRTSHFQATIYCARKHGLQIRTRSGGHDYEGLSYVARVPFVVVDLVNFRSVDVDVENRVAWVQAGAILGEVYYRIAEKSRTLGFAGGIYFTVGVGGHISGGGFGLLFRKYGLACDNVIDAQFIDVNGRILDRKSMGKDLFWAIRGGGGGSFGIVLAWKVALVPVPPTVTAFSISRTLEQNATQLILRWQDIAHQLPDEMNPDVTMFSFNSTQDGRKTILVSFSSLFLGTIDELLPIMQQRFPELGLSGQDCIEMSWIEAVLYYNQLQNQPLETLLNRTFRTPSGGQYYKIKSDYVKEPISETGLNGLFSRLSDEEASSAVIIFMAYGGIMGRIPEDATPYAHRAGNLFKIYYNVNWQEQDNVNSQKYIDWSRRVYKDMTPFVSKSPREAYANYRDLDLGSNNVGITSYTQASIWGRKYFKNNFDRLVQVKTKIDPENFFKHEQSIPPLF
- the LOC107922719 gene encoding berberine bridge enzyme-like 8, which translates into the protein MKSLQFSMLLLSLVLAALLSFSTGALPQEDFLRCLSLRSNDSSTISSVIYTRNNPSYSTVLESTIRNLRFNSTNTPKPLVIVTPSRTSHFQATIYCSRKHGLQIRTRSGGHDYEGLSYVAKVPFVVVDLVNFRTVDVDVENRVAWVQAGAILGEIYYRIAEKSRTLAFAGGIFHSIGVGGYISGGGFGLLFRKYGTAGDNVIDAQFIDVNGRILDRKSMGEDLFWAIRGGGGGSFGIVLAWKLKLVPVPAIVTVFSVNRTLEQNATQLILRWQEIAHQLPDEMNPDVTMLSVNSTQDGRKTILASFSSLFLGTIDELLPIMQQRFPELGLSRQDCSEMSWIESVLYFNQLQNQPLEILLNRTFRTSVGGQYYKIKSDYVKEPISETALNGLFSRLSDEEASSAFIIFMAYGGIMDRIPEDATPFPHRAGNLYKIYYDVNWQEQDNVNSQKYIDWSRRVYNYMTPFVSKSPREAYANYRDLDIGSNNVGITSYRQASVWGRKYFKNNFDRLVQVKTKIDPQNFFKHEQSIPPLH